CAACCAATTATCAAGAACAAAATGATGATGACTTCAACATTTGCAGTGGTGGCATGACCACAAGCTTACATATCCAGTTATTGACATATTAGCACAAGATGTGTTAACAATATTCGTCTCAATGGTATCATCGGAGTCTGCTTTCATTCTAGCTGGAATAATACTTGGCGAGAGAGGAACCAATCTCACAAGTGATATGGTGAGGACACTGATGACCGTAAAAGATGAGGAACTAGCTAGACGAAAAGCCCAACACACTACGCGTAACACAGATCTACATCCACGTTCGGAAATCTTTACCTAGACAATGAACAACCATAAGATTAGTTGTTATCTTTgtaattttcttttccttttgtaaTTTCGAGCAACTTTGTTCTCTGCTTCAAGGGGAGTTCTACCTAGAAGGTTTTAATGAGACATCTACTAATAAAGCTCAATATTTATTCCTATGACACTTTGTCTCTTTgagatattttttgtattttttcttaatttttttatatttttcaacaTTTTCCTCTTAATTTAGATTTTTCTGAACAAAAAATAAAAGGCTCGGATGGCTGAAATGGCCCACAGGGCCGAAAAGCAACACGGGCCGATCCCCATGGCCAGGCCTTCGGGCCGACACGGTCATGCCGCGCCGGCCCATGCCCACGTGGCCAGGTTTGTTGCGCACCGGCCGCCGGCCCCACCCCCGTACCTCCGGCTCGATGGCATCATCCCCGCTTCGGCTTCGTCCCCTCACGCAACCACCCTCCGCCCGTCCAATCCACCTCACAATTCCGCCGCCGGCCGGCGCCATGTCGCCCCCTTCCACCCCATTCCCCTCCACGGCCTCGTTGCTCCTCGCCGGCAGCAGGCTCCCGCGGCTCCAGATCCAGTCGCCCCGCGCCCCCACCAAGCCCCCGTACcgctccgcctccccctccccctaccgCCCGTGGCTCCGCGGCGTCTCCAGGCGCCCCCTGCTCGTCCCCACCTCCGCTTCCCTCCGGGTGACGGCTGCTCCTTCGCCGGGGGTGGAGGCTGCGGATGAATCGGGCCGGCTGGCGGCTTCTCCTCCCCTGGCGGCGGAGGCTGAGGATGAATCGGGTGGCTGGCTGGCGGCCGCGAGGAGGGTCGCGGTGGCGCTGATCTGCAGCGCGCTGGCGGCGGTGTGGTGCCAGCGGGCGCTTGCTACGACTCCCGCCGCGGCGGGAGCAGGCGCGGGGGCGTccacggcggtggaggcggccgaTATGGTCGGCTGGGTGACGCTGCGACTGCGAGGGAGCTGGCCCACGGTGCTGCAGGTTCTGCAGCTGCTCAGGGAGCAGGGCCTTGTTCTCGCCCTATTGCTCGGCCTCTCCGCCTTCTTCTCCATGGCCGAGACCTCCATCACCACGCTCTGGCCCTGGAAGGTCCGTGAGCTCGCTGACAAGGAACCTGAGAACGGCGTGTTCAAAATGCTCCGAAATGATGTCACTCGCTTCCTCACAACCATACTCATCGGCACAACCGTGGTTAACATTGGCGCGACAGCCATTGTCACCGAGGCAGCCACAGCAATGTTTGGTGAAGCAGGTGTCAGTGCAGCAACAGGCGTCATGACTGTTGCCGTTCTCCTTCTTACAGAAATCACACCCAAGAATGTTGCAGTCCACAATGCCACGGAAGTTGCCAGGTTTGTGGTCAGACCAATCGCTTGGCTTTCAATCATCCTGTATCCCGTTGGGCGTATTGTTACAATTATATCCATGGGAATTCTAAAGCTTCTGGGCCTGAAAGGAAGAAGTGAGCCATATGTGACTGAGGATGAACTGAAGCTAATGCTCCGGGGAGCGGAGTTGAGTGGTGCGATTGCGGAAGACGAGCAGGATATGATTGAGAATGTGCTCGAGATTAAAGACACACATGTCAGGGAGGTGATGACACCTTTGGTAGATGTGGTTGCAATTGATGCAGCCGCAACACTGATTGATTTCAAGAACCTATGGGAAACCCACCAGTACTCTAGAGTTCCTGTATTTGAGGAGCGCATAGATAATATCGTGGGAATTGTATATGCAATGGACATGCTTGAATATGTTGAAGAGGCTGAGAAGTTGAAGGACATCACTGTGAAGGAAATTGCACATATGCCTATATATTTTGTCCCAGATTCCATGTCCGTTTGGAACCTGCTGAGAGAGTTCCGGATCAGGCAGGTTCATATGGCAGTGGTCCTCAATGAGTATGGTGGAACGATTGGTATCGTGACATTAGAAGATGTGGTGGAAGAAATAGTCGGTGAAATCTTTGATGAGAATGATTCAAAGGAGGAAATCCAGAAGAAAACAGGCAATATAGTAATGCTGGAAGATGGAACATTTGTTGTTGATGCAAACACATCTATAGACGATCTTTCTGAAGAGCTTGGTGTTAAAATACCAGAGGGCCATCAGTATGAGACCGTGTCTGGTTTTGTTTGTGAATCCTTTGGCTATATACCAGAAGAAGGTGGGAAAATGCTTGTGATACTCGAAAGGGATAAAAGCGAGGAGAATGGTGAATATCAGGACGAAGGATCTGATCACCAAGATGAACGAGAAGCGACTCAAGCTTATGAACTTGAGATACTCGAAGCTAATGCAAGAAAGGTCAGCAAAGTATGTTTCAAGCCAATAAGCAGCGAATGTGTAGACGTTGACAACAAGGGTGTCAACCGGCTGATGTCAAAAAAGATTATCAAACGGAAGAAGAAGGACTCTGGTAATTCTTCCGACAGCGATGACGACGATGAGTGCCCTGATATAACAGAAAATGGTTGCCCTGCAGAGCTAGTTTCATACTCAGATGATAGTGCGGAGCTAGAAGATTCTGGTAGTTCTATGGGACAAGGTAACAAAGTAAACAATTAGCACCATTGTACTACTGGCAATAATTACAGCTCACCAACCTCCTGCCCCTTGTTGCAACATACAACCGAAGAAGAGAAAAGAGGGAAACATAATAGGCTACGGAAAACAGCAACAGTAATAGTGAGGAGACTGCGAAGGCTAACAGCTTAGGACAACATTTCTAGTAGCAGTAGTAGTAATCTAGAGGTGCAATGAGGTGTCAGACATCAACTTTGCTGCACGCATGCTTGTAGGCCTCGCTGGGCCACGGTGAGCGAATCGCTGCCGAGCTGGATGGTTTTGCATTCCGAAGCAGTTGTGGTGGCTGGCATGACCGGACAGAAGGCAGTAGTGCCACACAGAGGCCTGTATGGATGCAGCAGCTCTGAGTGGAAGAATCATCTGACTGGCGGCTCCATTCGATTCTGGTTTTGTTACTGACAATGTGAGTGAAGTCGGGTCCGTGACGGGCGAGTATCTGGTAAAGCCTCACCTCCCGTTTCTCCTTGATCCTCTCCAGCTCGCTGAAACTTTGCTGCAGCAGCGCGATGGAGGAGAACATCAGTGTGCCTTCATTGTCATGCACCCCCATTGATGATTGATGAAGAGACATGCGATGATTGACTGCTCTCGTGTTGAGTTGGTGGAATTTTCGTTTGTCTGGCTACTTTGGTCTGCTttctgtgtgcgtgtgtgtggcTTTAGTGGTGGCAGCGGGGAAGAGCATTGTGAGTACTTTTTTAACCAGCAAGTTTTGTTGTGGTGCAACTCGTAAAAATAAGTCAATTCCTGGATCCAACTTTTCATAACTGAATTGCATGATCTGTTCATTGAGTGCCATGTTCCTACTGTTATAGGTGGGGATTTTAGTTTAGTTAGATATCAATCTGATAAGAATAGTGACTCTCTGGATTTTAAATGATGCGATAGGTTTAATGCATGGGTAGATATCTGGTCTCTCATGCACATTCACTTTTCTGGTAGACAGTTTACCTGGGCTAACAACCAGATAAACTTTATTATGTCTAGGATTGATAGGATCTTTTGCACCACAAATTTAGATCCTATTTTTCGTTTGTCTGCTAGAGCGCTCCCTAGGCTTGCCAGTGATCATGTCACTTTTTGTGGGAACCAGGGTATAACAAGACACCTAGGAAATCTAGCTTATGTGCAACCTGTGGTGGACAAGATCCTAGGTAGGACATCTAGTTGGTGAGGGAAATTATTAAACTATGCAGTCAGGGGTGCTCCGATAAAATCATGTTTAGCCAGTATCCCTGCTTACATAGTCTCCTTTTTAAAACTCGTCAAATTGGTTTTAGATAGAAATGATCAACACTGAATTGGCCAACTGCATATGGAATGATTTCGAAGGGTGCCATAACTTATTGTAGATGCTGACTACAGTAACAATACTAAACTCAGTGTAGTCTGTTGTAAAGACACTTGTGCTTCTTTCATCTGGAAAGGGGTCATCTGGGCCTCCAAAGCTGTCAGATTAGGTTGTGCTGTAACTCCTCACACGGCCATGTTTTTGGAAGATTGGTGGTTTGTCACCGGCCCTTTGGTCACCCAGCAATGGGACTTGTATCATATTGCCAATGAGGTTAATAAAACTATGCAGGATGTCTCAGATGGCCGCCAAGTCAACTGTACTTTTCGTAGGACTTTTACCCCGAAGCTTGTAGAGCAATGTCAAGACCTAGAACCTACCTGTTAGAGCATTATCTGGCAGTATGAATCGATGGATATTTACTCCTCTAGCTCTCTCTATAAAATTGTTAATTTCACAGGAGTCACACCTATCTGTACCTTGCTGTTATTTTGAAACCGACAATCCCTCCTAAACTTTCGTGTGCTCCCATGGTTGTTTTCCCAGAATAAAATTATGACTAGAGACAACTTGAGTAAGATGCATATGAAGAAACCACTTGAGTGTGTTTCCTGTAAAGAACTGGAATCAGTGCACCACCGATTAATTATTTGAATGTGTGGTTTCCAAAGTAATCTGGAACGATTTTACGTACTGATTTATTTGGCAGTAGTAAAATTGCCATTAGTTCGTTGCACCTGCGGCGGAGTAAGATCTAAGCTGCTGTACAAACTCGTCGATGTATCTCTCATGCCGCTCTGTATCGGCTACCACCTCCTGCATCCTCCCAGCGCCTGCTAAGAAGCCCCTCCTCGCCTCTCCCTCAGCCATGATGGCCCGGACCGCCACCGCGACGCCATGGCGGTCGAACGACCCATCGTCCTCGTCCCTCGCCACCTGCAGCCCCACCTTCTTGGCCTCCATTTGCCGCGCGTTCGGCCCCTGGTCCCCGAAGATGGGCAGCATGACGAGCGGGTGACCGAACAGGAGGCCCTCGATCAGCGAGCTCCGCCCGCAGTGCGTCAGGAACCCGCCCACGGCCGCGTGCGCCAGGATGCTCATCTGGGGAACCCACGCCGTGGTCACCAGCCCCTGGCCACGCGTGCGCTCTTGGAAACCCGGCGGGAGGATGTCGgtgtcgacggcggcgccggcgctGCTGGCTTTTCTGAGAGCCCAGAGGAAGCGCGTCCCGGCGAGCTCCAGCCCGAGGGCCAGCTCATGCACCTGCTCCACGCGCAGCGGCACCTCGCTCCCCAGCGCCACGTACAGCACCGAGCCGGGAGGTTGCGCGTCCAGCCACCGCACGGTGGCATGCTCTGCCCCGTTGGCGGCGGCACAGCGGGCTGCATCGGCTGACGGCGGCAGAAGGCCGAGGGGAACGACCGGCTTGCCGAGAATTGTCTTCGCCAGCGGGAAAGACTCGGGCTCCCACTCGACGCAGCTCCGGATGGCCACGACCGTGCACCTCTCCTTTGTCAACAATAAGCGCTGCATGATGGACATACCAGACACGCCATGGTTGCAGTAAATCGGTTGCCTCCCCTCTTGTTCGTAACGGGGAGGAGCGCGTGCTCTGTCCGACGGCTGGCTGTGACTGAGCACGGTGGCGATCAAGGCAGCGGTCGGGGGCAGCATCGCGCACGGCACCAGGTGctccagggcggcggcggcggcccagtGGTGGAAAGTGTCGGCGATGATCCAGTGCGGCCTCGTGGCCTGGCCGGCGCACGCGGCGGCCAGGAACTCCGCGAAGGGCACGGCGAGGCCGTCGAAGGCCCTCCAGTGGAGCTCCCGCTGGCCTTCCGGGACGTCGTTGGTGGACTCGGCGCCGTCGGGGAGGCCGTCCACGCGCGGCAGCGGGAGCGCCACGAGGTCCACGCGTGGcgccggcggcgggaggcgcgcgaggTTGCGCGGCGTGGAGACGTAGGACACGCGGTGGCCCCGGGACGCGAGCCGCTCGGCGAGCTCCAGGCACGGGAGCAGGTGGCCCAGCGCGAGCCACGGGACGATCACGATGCGCAGCGGCGAGGATGATGGCCCGGCGTCCATGGCGAAGATCAGGAGGTAGCTAGCTCGTCCACTTGGCGGTGCGTGGCCTGGAATCGGGAGGTTGGTGGTGCTCTGTTCGTGCTCAGTGCTCTGCTCACGCCGTGGACTGGGCGAAATGAGATTCCGTGTATTTGTTGGGTAGTGTCGACGCTTACTTTCCACGCCCGGCCGTAGTGGTCAAGTAGGACTGTGCTACTCGGCCTCACCTGTAGCGGTAAATCTTGTTCTCGCATTTTACTTATACTAGTCTTTTCGACGATGTTTAGGGGAGATGTTTTGGTCGACTACGAGGTGTTAACTGATTTTACTTGTTTATAAAAATAAATACACTCAATTCAAAAAATACTAGATTGGAACCACACAAAAATCAACCTGAAGGTTTTTTACGCGAGGAATTTGGTTACATAAAAAGTTTGAGAAATCAAAATATGGGTTTAAAAGACATAGCTGATTTAAGTTAGGAAAGGTGGAATAAAATGGTGGATTTGTTTGGAAGAGAGAATGAGGAGCGCATGCATGCAACTCTGTTGTAGGCCTCTTTTGATTTGGAGGAATTCTGTAGGAATTTCATAGGTTTGTATAGAAAAAAATTCTGTAGAACCCTTTGATTTGTAGGAATAGAATCCTATTTTTATGAAGGAATTATTCCTATCCTCTATATTTCATAGTAAAATAAATATTAGTTTAGACTCAATGAAAAAAGTCTTATGATGTGAACCAAAGAACATCTTTTTTTTCTATTCCTCTTCAATTTAAGATACATGTTATCTTATTTTTTATGACTTTTTTGTTCATACAATTTTTCTATCCTATAAATATAAACCAAAGGAGGTCGTAGTGTCTCACAGGAAGTGGTAGACCACATGACTTGGCGTAAATAGACATACCTAGGAGAGTGTGCACAATAAAGTGAAATACTCCTAGCATGGAAACCCTATTGCACGAAATTTTGGAACGGTCGAGTGGTGGATTCCCTTGTCGTCACATACCGTCGCCAGTAGAAATGTCTTTGCGTAGCGTACATACTaccagtttttcttttcttatttaaaGACAATATAACTGAATATTCAGCCTTTAAGACCGCACTGGGTTTGGAAGAGTAGAAGAGAGTGCAGACCAAGGAAAGGAGAAGAAGATGGTCCCTCTCTCGATCCACCATGCGAGAAACTTCTGTTCATATCCATTGGGGGTGACAAATGGCATTGTAGATGTTGATAGTTTAATTGTTTTTAGTTTTAGGATATTTAATGTTATTTTTGTCACTATTGGATCCTAAtcgaacagaaagaaaaagaaaaaaaaatccattTTATTACACTGAAGAAACTTGATGGTTCGCATAACCTCCTGATGTTTATTTCGATTCCCTTAACCCCCTCAACAATACCAAACCGGTCAAAAGTCATCCCTAACTGGTTTGCACTGGCTGGTTGCTGACTTGGACATGGTCAACAGCGATATTTGACCACGGGAGCCCGAGGCCCACACACCACCAAGCCTCTTCCTCCGCCCATTTCCTGTCTCGTCGCCGCCAGAAATAGGACAGTGCCTTCGACGTGCCAGATCCCGCACGAACACCCGGCCATGCCGGCCCTAGCTGCCGCCGGCGAAGAACCACCACCCCTGCGCCTCagttccccctccccctccttctttTCCCGCAGGACGCCAGCTGTGCGCCGACCGGACGTGCGTCGTCTCGCCTGCTCGCGCCCTGCCGTCGTAGTGTCGTCCTGCTCCACTGGCCCATCGACCCTGCCACCGAGTCGTTGCCCTGTTCCCCCAGTGGCCCTTGCTGCCGCCTCCATGCCCATGGCTGGCCACCTCTGGTCGAAGGGAGGCTACGACCCCTCATGCCCAACGCTACTCCGGCAATGGTCGACGGTACTAGTCACACCGCCTCCACAAGCTCGTCGTCGTACCGTCTTCACACCACCGCCAAACTCCAGATCCCGCCGGAACCAAACCAGATCGGGCCGGAACTAGACCAAATCGGGCCGCCCCTCACCTCCCTGCGCCACATGTGTCGCTGCAAGCGCTGCCGCCGTTGCCACATCCGGGCCTTCTGTAGCAACTCCCTGTCGTCCGCACCCTTAGCTGCTGCTCCGGTCAGCCACGCCACCACAACCCCCTAGGGTGTCGCCGAGAGACATTGCTGGGTCACCGAcgagggggcccactggtcaaatACCACCATTGACCATGTCCACGTCAGCAACCAGCCAGTGCAAACCAGTTAGGAACGATTTTTGACCGGTTTGGGATTGTTGAGGGAGGTGAGGGAACCGAAATAAATATCAGGGGGTTATGTGAACCACCAATCTTCGGGGTAGTAAAATAGACTTTTTTCAAAAATAAATGACTGATCGGCACAAAAATTTCAGTCACCTTACACATAGTCGCCCCCAAAGGTACATCATGGATCCTAGTTGTGGTAGAATTGAGATGGACCTATGGGTAGTGATGTTTATACTTCGTAATAGTATCACAAAATCTTGAAAATATATATTTAGCACAATACACAATCCATTCCCTTCATTATCCAATATTCATGAAGTCTGAGGTAATGAGGGGGTTGATATTCGCTGACTTTATCTTAGCTGACTTACGGCCATTGACATGCGGGGCGGCAAACATGCTGACCCACCTGTCAGCGGCTCAAAGTGAGGGGTTTGTTTCAGCCATTTTTACCCGTCATCCCTTTACGCCGTAAAGGGGAAGCGTTACATGCGTTTGTTTAGTGCACACCGTAAACACATCCCTCTGTAAACGGGTCCGGCCCAGTTATCAATCGATACCACCCACCCCCCACCGGTAATTGAGGTACCGTTCCTCCTCTCCCGCACGACCCCTTCTTTTCCTCCGCGCACGAccccttcttctcctccgcgcacaaccccctcctcctcccccccgaGCTCACTCTTCCCCGTCACGACCCCCTCCTCATCgtctgccgccgcctcctctcctccgaGATCGGAGTAGCCGGCGGCGCTTGTGATCGGAAAGAGCTGGCGGCGCTTGACATCGGAGGCGGCCGGCAGCGCACAAGACCCGAGCGTCCGGCGGCGCTTGATctcggggcggtggcggcgcttgATTTCGCGGACGGCCGGCAATGCGCAAGATCTGAGCAGTCGGCGGCGCTTGATCTCGGGGACGGTTGGCGGCGCTTGATCTCGGGGATGGCCGGCGGCGCTTGATTTCGGGGACGGCCGGCAGCGTTTGAGATACTGTTGGCTGGGGTCAAGAAAGAGCAGGCCATCTATGGGAGGATGGCGGCCGGCGAGCAGCAGGGCCGAGCAAGAAGAGCAGAGCGATGGTAATGGATTCCTTTACCTGAACATGAACCAAACAAACTTGCAAAAAACTGATTACACCTCCATAAACGCTGTAATCTGATTACGTTAACGTTGCCTTTACCATTTCTGTAGCCAAACACCTCCTAAGGCGATGAACAAACTCGTCAACGTACCTCTCCTGCCGTTCTGTACTACCTACGACCTCCTGGATCTTCGCTGCACCTGCCACGAAGCTCCTCCTGGCATCTCCGTCAACCATCACAGCCCGGACCGCGCTCGC
This window of the Triticum aestivum cultivar Chinese Spring chromosome 5D, IWGSC CS RefSeq v2.1, whole genome shotgun sequence genome carries:
- the LOC123123395 gene encoding DUF21 domain-containing protein At1g55930, chloroplastic; translation: MASSPLRLRPLTQPPSARPIHLTIPPPAGAMSPPSTPFPSTASLLLAGSRLPRLQIQSPRAPTKPPYRSASPSPYRPWLRGVSRRPLLVPTSASLRVTAAPSPGVEAADESGRLAASPPLAAEAEDESGGWLAAARRVAVALICSALAAVWCQRALATTPAAAGAGAGASTAVEAADMVGWVTLRLRGSWPTVLQVLQLLREQGLVLALLLGLSAFFSMAETSITTLWPWKVRELADKEPENGVFKMLRNDVTRFLTTILIGTTVVNIGATAIVTEAATAMFGEAGVSAATGVMTVAVLLLTEITPKNVAVHNATEVARFVVRPIAWLSIILYPVGRIVTIISMGILKLLGLKGRSEPYVTEDELKLMLRGAELSGAIAEDEQDMIENVLEIKDTHVREVMTPLVDVVAIDAAATLIDFKNLWETHQYSRVPVFEERIDNIVGIVYAMDMLEYVEEAEKLKDITVKEIAHMPIYFVPDSMSVWNLLREFRIRQVHMAVVLNEYGGTIGIVTLEDVVEEIVGEIFDENDSKEEIQKKTGNIVMLEDGTFVVDANTSIDDLSEELGVKIPEGHQYETVSGFVCESFGYIPEEGGKMLVILERDKSEENGEYQDEGSDHQDEREATQAYELEILEANARKVSKVCFKPISSECVDVDNKGVNRLMSKKIIKRKKKDSGNSSDSDDDDECPDITENGCPAELVSYSDDSAELEDSGSSMGQGNKVNN
- the LOC123123396 gene encoding UDP-glycosyltransferase 91C1-like; translation: MDAGPSSSPLRIVIVPWLALGHLLPCLELAERLASRGHRVSYVSTPRNLARLPPPAPRVDLVALPLPRVDGLPDGAESTNDVPEGQRELHWRAFDGLAVPFAEFLAAACAGQATRPHWIIADTFHHWAAAAALEHLVPCAMLPPTAALIATVLSHSQPSDRARAPPRYEQEGRQPIYCNHGVSGMSIMQRLLLTKERCTVVAIRSCVEWEPESFPLAKTILGKPVVPLGLLPPSADAARCAAANGAEHATVRWLDAQPPGSVLYVALGSEVPLRVEQVHELALGLELAGTRFLWALRKASSAGAAVDTDILPPGFQERTRGQGLVTTAWVPQMSILAHAAVGGFLTHCGRSSLIEGLLFGHPLVMLPIFGDQGPNARQMEAKKVGLQVARDEDDGSFDRHGVAVAVRAIMAEGEARRGFLAGAGRMQEVVADTERHERYIDEFVQQLRSYSAAGATN